The window GCACGCCGGTGGCCACGCCCAGCGCGAGGACGAGCCCCACGCCGCGGACGAGGTCCCGGACGGGGAGGAAGAAGATCGGGAGCTGGCCGCCGGTCGGGTCGCCCCGCTGGATCAGGACCCAGCCGAGCCCGAGGCCGAGGAGCCCGCCGACGCCGGACAGGAGGAGGGACTCGGCCATCACCAGGCCCAGGACCTTGCCGTCGGAGTACCCGAGGGTCTTGAGCACCGCGATCTCCCCCACGCGCTCCCGCACCGACTGAGCCATCGTGTTCCCCGCGACCAGGAGGATCGTGAAGAACACGGCGAGGAGGACCGACCTCAGGATGGCGCCGATGTCCCCGACCTGGTTCGCGAACGCCTGGGCGAACGCCTTCTCCGTGGAGGTCTTGGTCTCGTGCGCGGAGTTCTGGAACGTGTCGTCGATGCGCCGCGCGATCTCCGCCGCACGGGCGGGCTCGGCGATCCTCTCGATGAACCAGCCGACCATTCCCTGGCCGAACATCCGGGACTCGTCGAAGTAGTCGTAGCGGAAGAAGAACTGGGTCGTGTTGGTCCCCTTCTCGGCGCCGTCGTAGATGCCGACGAGGTCGAAGACCCAGTCGATCGACCCGTCCTTCTTCCGCCAGATCGTCGCCTGGATGGGGATCTTGTCGCCGATCTTCCAGCCGTACTTCGTGGCGATCTGCCGTCCCGCGATCGCCCCCATCCGGTCGGCGAGCCACGCGCGCTTCTGG is drawn from Terriglobia bacterium and contains these coding sequences:
- a CDS encoding ABC transporter permease — translated: MRFLPLVWRSLLRKKTRTVFTVLSILVAFVLFGYLGAIRQAFTGGIELTGADRLLTLHRVSLIQLLPVSYRTRIESIPGVKAVSYSTWFGGTYQDPKNFFPQYVTDPEALLELYPEYRLPEDQKRAWLADRMGAIAGRQIATKYGWKIGDKIPIQATIWRKKDGSIDWVFDLVGIYDGAEKGTNTTQFFFRYDYFDESRMFGQGMVGWFIERIAEPARAAEIARRIDDTFQNSAHETKTSTEKAFAQAFANQVGDIGAILRSVLLAVFFTILLVAGNTMAQSVRERVGEIAVLKTLGYSDGKVLGLVMAESLLLSGVGGLLGLGLGWVLIQRGDPTGGQLPIFFLPVRDLVRGVGLVLALGVATGVPPAVMALRLRIVDALRRV